Proteins found in one Pongo pygmaeus isolate AG05252 chromosome 8, NHGRI_mPonPyg2-v2.0_pri, whole genome shotgun sequence genomic segment:
- the PHYH gene encoding phytanoyl-CoA dioxygenase, peroxisomal isoform X1, producing MGPRPGGVGVPRAAAMEQPRAAARLQIVLGHLGRPSAGAVVAHPTSGTISSASFHPQQFQYTLDNNVLTLEQRKFYEENGFLVIKNLVPDADIQRFRNEFEKICRKEVKPLGLTVMRDVTISKSEYAPSEKMITKVQDFQEDKELFRYCTLPEILKYVECFTGPNIMAMHTMLINKPPDSGKKTSRHPLHQDLHYFPFRPSDLIVCAWTAMEHIDRNNGCLVVLPGTHKGSLKPHDYPKWEGGVNKMFHGIQDYEDNNTRVHLVMEKGDTVFFHPLLIHGSGQNKTQGFRKAISCHFASADCHYIDVKGTSQENIEKEVVGIAHKFYGAENSVDLKDIWMFRARLVKGERTNL from the exons ATGGGGCCGAGGCCGGGCGGGGTGGGGGTTCCCCGCGCCGCAGCCATGGAGCAGCCTCGCGCCGCCGCCCGTCTGCAGATCGTGCTGGGCCACCTCGGCCGCCCCTCGGCCGGGGCCGTA GTAGCTCATCCCACTTCAGGGACTATTTCCTCTGCCAGTTTCCATCCTCAACAATTCCA gTATACTCTGGATAATAATGTTCTAACCCTGGAACAGAGaaaattttatgaagaaaatggGTTTCTAGTAATCAAAAATCTTGTACCTGATGCCGATATTCAACGCTTTCG GAATGAGTTTGAAAAAATCTGCAGAAAGGAGGTGAAACCATTAGGATTAACAGTAATGAGAGATGTGACCATTTCGAAATCAGAATATGCTCCAAGTGAGAAGATGATCACGAAGGTCCAGGATTTCCAGGAAGATAAGGAGCTCTTCAGATACTGTACTCTCCCCGAG attCTGAAATATGTGGAGTGCTTCACTGGACCTAATATTATGGCCATGCACACAATGTTGATAAACAAACCTCCAGATTCTG GCAAGAAGACGTCCCGTCATCCCCTGCACCAGGACCTGCACTATTTCCCCTTCAGGCCCAGCGATCTCATCGTTTGCGCCTGGACGGCGATGGAGCACATTGACCGGAACAATGGCTGTCTGGTTGTGCTCCCAGGCACACACAAGGGCTCCCTGAAGCCCCACGATTACCCCAAGTGGGAG GGGGGAGTTAACAAAATGTTCCACGGGATCCAGGACTACGAGGATAACAACACCCGGGTGCACCTGGTGATGGAGAAGGGCGACACCGTTTTCTTCCATCCTTTGCTGATCCACGGATCTGGTCAGAACAAAACCCAGGGATTCCGGAAG GCAATTTCCTGCCATTTCGCCAGTGCCGATTGCCACTACATCGACGTGAAGGGCACCAGTCAAGAAAACATCGAGAAGGAAGTTGTAGGGATAGCACATAAGTTCTATGGAGCTGAAAATAGCGTGGACTTGAAG GATATTTGGATGTTTCGAGCTCGACTTGTGAAAGGAGAAAGAACCAATCTTTGA
- the PHYH gene encoding phytanoyl-CoA dioxygenase, peroxisomal isoform X2: MGPRPGGVGVPRAAAMEQPRAAARLQIVLGHLGRPSAGAVVAHPTSGTISSASFHPQQFQYTLDNNVLTLEQRKFYEENGFLVIKNLVPDADIQRFRNEFEKICRKEVKPLGLTVMRDVTISKSEYAPSEKMITKVQDFQEDKELFRYCTLPEILKYVECFTGPNIMAMHTMLINKPPDSGKKTSRHPLHQDLHYFPFRPSDLIVCAWTAMEHIDRNNGCLVVLPGTHKGSLKPHDYPKWEGGVNKMFHGIQDYEDNNTRVHLVMEKGDTVFFHPLLIHGSGQNKTQGFRKAISCHFASADCHYIDVKGTSQENIEKEVVGIAHKFYGAENSVDLKAL; this comes from the exons ATGGGGCCGAGGCCGGGCGGGGTGGGGGTTCCCCGCGCCGCAGCCATGGAGCAGCCTCGCGCCGCCGCCCGTCTGCAGATCGTGCTGGGCCACCTCGGCCGCCCCTCGGCCGGGGCCGTA GTAGCTCATCCCACTTCAGGGACTATTTCCTCTGCCAGTTTCCATCCTCAACAATTCCA gTATACTCTGGATAATAATGTTCTAACCCTGGAACAGAGaaaattttatgaagaaaatggGTTTCTAGTAATCAAAAATCTTGTACCTGATGCCGATATTCAACGCTTTCG GAATGAGTTTGAAAAAATCTGCAGAAAGGAGGTGAAACCATTAGGATTAACAGTAATGAGAGATGTGACCATTTCGAAATCAGAATATGCTCCAAGTGAGAAGATGATCACGAAGGTCCAGGATTTCCAGGAAGATAAGGAGCTCTTCAGATACTGTACTCTCCCCGAG attCTGAAATATGTGGAGTGCTTCACTGGACCTAATATTATGGCCATGCACACAATGTTGATAAACAAACCTCCAGATTCTG GCAAGAAGACGTCCCGTCATCCCCTGCACCAGGACCTGCACTATTTCCCCTTCAGGCCCAGCGATCTCATCGTTTGCGCCTGGACGGCGATGGAGCACATTGACCGGAACAATGGCTGTCTGGTTGTGCTCCCAGGCACACACAAGGGCTCCCTGAAGCCCCACGATTACCCCAAGTGGGAG GGGGGAGTTAACAAAATGTTCCACGGGATCCAGGACTACGAGGATAACAACACCCGGGTGCACCTGGTGATGGAGAAGGGCGACACCGTTTTCTTCCATCCTTTGCTGATCCACGGATCTGGTCAGAACAAAACCCAGGGATTCCGGAAG GCAATTTCCTGCCATTTCGCCAGTGCCGATTGCCACTACATCGACGTGAAGGGCACCAGTCAAGAAAACATCGAGAAGGAAGTTGTAGGGATAGCACATAAGTTCTATGGAGCTGAAAATAGCGTGGACTTGAAG
- the LOC129006730 gene encoding ribosomal biogenesis factor-like isoform X2, translating to MAKNKFRRQKSRKVFCIASQKSFKAKNRAKPITTNLRKIPQQHHESKPVNVDEAIKLMAQL from the exons ATGGCCAAGAACAAATTTAGAAGGCAGAAGTCCAGGAAAGTATTTTGCATAGCTAGCCAAAAAAGCTTTAAGGCTAAAAACAGAGCAAAACCAATTACCACTAATCTTAGGAA GATTCCTCAGCAGCATCATGAAAGCAAACCAGTTAATGTTGATGAAGCTATAAAATTAATGGCtcagttgtaa
- the LOC129006730 gene encoding ribosomal biogenesis factor-like isoform X1: MAKNKFRRQKSRKVFCIASQKSFKAKNRAKPITTNLRKTNIMNDEKVSRVNKAFVSVQEELPHFSKGLSLELLQKELIPQQHHESKPVNVDEAIKLMAQL, from the coding sequence ATGGCCAAGAACAAATTTAGAAGGCAGAAGTCCAGGAAAGTATTTTGCATAGCTAGCCAAAAAAGCTTTAAGGCTAAAAACAGAGCAAAACCAATTACCACTAATCTTAGGAAGACAAACATTATGAATGATGAaaaagtcagcagagtaaacaaagCTTTTGTAAGTGTACAAGAGGAACTTCCACATTTCTCAAAAGGCCTTTCTCTTGAACTTCTGCAGAAAGAACTGATTCCTCAGCAGCATCATGAAAGCAAACCAGTTAATGTTGATGAAGCTATAAAATTAATGGCtcagttgtaa